The following proteins are encoded in a genomic region of Sorangiineae bacterium MSr12523:
- a CDS encoding sirohydrochlorin cobaltochelatase: MHSTAWRSGADLTRATDPSIDTCVLLVGHGSRNPEANVEFESLAEVYRATGRRVQVGYIELARPLVSEALTLAAQSARRVALVPLFLFAAGHVKNDLPLAVAEARLRFPSVQIAVAPHLGVHPSLVAMAYDRAATQLGDDATRAKTLLLVVGRGSSDPDANGEFCKLARLLGEGRGLFDVQPCFMGITAPSVETALERIARVRPERLVVLPYLLFAGRLVERLTAQVEAFALRHPWIRASLAPHLGTDERLLALMDERARQALEGESLLPCDTCQYRTALPGLEQQVGGLRALLYSVRHTLTHAQASMPVHVHRPLKKHVLVCLNADCVDRGSTAVLAALRREVKLCGRAREIKVTRTACMGRCGEGPTVAVYPDGVWYRGVRDSDAAEMVHEHLLNDRLVGRLVDDILQ, from the coding sequence ATGCACTCTACTGCGTGGCGTTCGGGTGCGGATCTCACCCGGGCCACCGACCCTTCGATCGACACGTGCGTTTTGCTCGTCGGCCATGGGAGCCGAAATCCCGAGGCGAACGTCGAGTTCGAATCGCTGGCCGAGGTGTACCGAGCTACGGGCCGCCGCGTGCAGGTCGGCTACATCGAGCTCGCCCGACCACTCGTGTCCGAGGCTTTGACCTTGGCCGCACAATCGGCGCGTCGCGTGGCGTTGGTTCCACTTTTTCTTTTTGCCGCGGGGCACGTCAAAAACGATCTCCCGCTGGCCGTGGCGGAGGCGCGTCTCCGTTTTCCATCGGTGCAGATCGCGGTGGCGCCGCACCTGGGCGTGCACCCATCGCTGGTCGCCATGGCCTACGATCGGGCGGCAACGCAGCTCGGCGATGACGCGACGCGCGCGAAGACGCTGCTTCTCGTGGTGGGGCGCGGTTCGAGCGATCCCGATGCCAACGGCGAATTCTGCAAGCTGGCACGTCTTCTGGGCGAAGGCCGCGGGCTTTTCGACGTGCAGCCTTGCTTCATGGGCATCACGGCCCCGAGCGTCGAGACGGCGCTCGAGCGCATCGCGCGGGTGCGGCCCGAGCGGCTCGTGGTGTTGCCGTACCTGCTCTTCGCGGGGCGCCTGGTCGAGCGGCTCACGGCGCAGGTCGAGGCGTTTGCATTGCGCCATCCATGGATTCGCGCGTCCTTGGCGCCTCATCTCGGGACCGACGAGCGATTGCTCGCCTTGATGGACGAGCGGGCCCGCCAGGCACTCGAGGGCGAGTCCTTGTTGCCGTGCGACACGTGCCAATACCGGACCGCGCTGCCCGGCTTGGAGCAGCAGGTCGGCGGATTGCGGGCGCTGCTCTACAGCGTGCGCCACACGCTCACGCACGCGCAGGCGTCGATGCCGGTCCACGTGCACCGCCCGCTGAAGAAGCACGTGCTCGTGTGCCTCAACGCCGACTGCGTCGATCGCGGAAGCACCGCGGTGCTCGCGGCCTTGCGGCGTGAGGTGAAACTTTGTGGACGCGCGCGCGAGATCAAGGTCACGCGCACCGCGTGCATGGGCCGCTGCGGGGAGGGGCCGACGGTGGCCGTTTACCCCGACGGCGTTTGGTACCGCGGCGTTCGCGATTCGGACGCCGCCGAAATGGTGCACGAGCACCTTCTCAACGATCGGCTGGTTGGGCGGCTGGTCGACGACATTTTGCAGTGA
- a CDS encoding PepSY domain-containing protein has protein sequence MSRFASYTRKLHFTVTAIVGVQLVAWALTGFAFTLFDFRVVRGTDDRAPVAALDWASVRLRPGEIVSDAQSVRLKMLDARPVYEVVPMEGEPRLVDAADGTAVAIDEARAARIATKAYRGEAHARSVERKDDEGKAIWVVHLDDARATDVAVDAATGDIAWWRNETWRSFDVLWSIHVLGYVNRHSPAHWPLRIVGFLAAIAATSGAGLLLVRLARRLSTRKATPTR, from the coding sequence ATGTCGCGGTTTGCCTCGTACACGCGGAAGCTTCATTTCACGGTGACGGCCATCGTCGGCGTGCAGCTCGTGGCTTGGGCGCTCACCGGGTTTGCCTTCACCTTGTTCGACTTCCGTGTGGTACGAGGCACCGATGACCGCGCACCGGTGGCGGCGCTCGATTGGGCGTCGGTGCGATTGCGCCCGGGCGAGATCGTCTCGGACGCGCAATCGGTGCGCCTGAAGATGCTCGACGCGCGCCCCGTCTACGAGGTCGTTCCCATGGAGGGCGAGCCGCGGTTGGTCGACGCGGCCGACGGCACCGCCGTGGCCATCGACGAGGCACGCGCCGCGCGCATCGCAACCAAGGCCTACCGCGGCGAGGCGCACGCGCGCAGCGTGGAGCGCAAAGACGACGAAGGCAAGGCGATCTGGGTGGTGCATTTGGACGATGCGCGCGCCACCGACGTCGCCGTGGACGCGGCCACCGGCGACATTGCTTGGTGGCGCAATGAAACGTGGCGCTCGTTCGACGTCCTCTGGTCGATCCACGTGCTCGGCTACGTCAATCGTCACAGCCCGGCACATTGGCCGCTTCGCATCGTCGGCTTCCTTGCGGCCATCGCGGCCACGAGCGGCGCGGGCCTCCTGCTGGTGCGGTTGGCGCGGCGCCTCTCGACTCGAAAAGCAACCCCAACCCGATAG
- a CDS encoding DUF3209 family protein, giving the protein MACHEIAALRLGLMNILGVNDEAEKAHELAELGEAARTPGPLASLTVASDLDGLVKLFSTSLVDLNEKVARTPAGDPKLPYMRSLVVLTKKVELELRAHVESLGRMNRELEEMHDLVHELFPAE; this is encoded by the coding sequence ATGGCTTGCCACGAGATTGCAGCACTTCGTCTGGGACTCATGAACATCCTCGGCGTGAACGACGAGGCCGAAAAGGCGCACGAGCTCGCGGAGCTGGGCGAGGCCGCGCGCACCCCAGGGCCGCTTGCCTCGCTGACCGTGGCCTCGGATCTCGACGGGCTGGTGAAGCTCTTCTCCACGTCGCTGGTCGACTTGAACGAGAAGGTCGCGCGCACGCCCGCCGGCGATCCCAAGCTGCCGTACATGCGAAGCTTGGTCGTGCTGACGAAGAAGGTCGAGCTCGAGTTGCGCGCGCACGTGGAGAGCTTGGGGCGCATGAACCGCGAGCTCGAGGAGATGCACGATCTCGTGCACGAGCTCTTTCCGGCGGAGTGA
- a CDS encoding FAD-binding oxidoreductase: MAANPKTLRVVAAHSEGTSARVLEIETVDASPLTPVAGKYIIVNTGVMAGDKPVKRAYSLTSAYGPVHRARLMVKKLGPGSSALHEAPLGAEFSFSGPWGKLLPEAGELPRTLVVATDTGITTAIGLATQASTLSTCRVVEVLWLRGEGETFLDIDDVRHRIEAAGVKYVCASILSAHDPSRVTDAWAHVEARVAETGAELVLASGDGAIIHPLRERLKVPVRIECFFHNPEKKSA, from the coding sequence ATGGCTGCGAACCCGAAGACCCTGCGCGTCGTGGCCGCCCATTCCGAGGGCACCTCCGCGCGCGTGCTCGAGATCGAGACGGTCGATGCGAGTCCGCTCACGCCCGTGGCGGGCAAGTACATCATCGTGAACACGGGCGTGATGGCGGGCGACAAGCCGGTCAAGCGCGCGTACTCGCTCACGTCGGCCTACGGGCCGGTCCATCGCGCGCGCCTCATGGTGAAGAAGCTCGGCCCCGGTTCGAGTGCGCTGCACGAGGCACCGCTGGGTGCGGAGTTCTCCTTCAGCGGGCCGTGGGGCAAGCTTTTGCCCGAGGCGGGTGAGCTGCCGCGAACGCTGGTCGTGGCCACGGATACCGGCATCACCACGGCCATCGGCCTGGCCACGCAGGCGAGCACGCTGTCGACGTGCCGCGTGGTCGAGGTGCTCTGGCTCCGCGGCGAGGGCGAGACGTTCTTGGACATCGACGACGTTCGACATCGCATCGAGGCCGCCGGCGTAAAATATGTATGTGCATCTATTTTGTCCGCGCACGATCCGTCGCGCGTGACCGACGCGTGGGCGCACGTCGAGGCGCGCGTCGCCGAAACGGGCGCCGAACTGGTGCTCGCCTCGGGCGACGGTGCGATCATTCACCCGCTTCGTGAGCGGCTGAAAGTTCCGGTGCGCATCGAGTGCTTCTTCCACAACCCGGAGAAGAAGAGCGCGTAA